The Marinilongibacter aquaticus genome has a window encoding:
- the chrA gene encoding chromate efflux transporter yields MKKTRQIRYFIFLKDVLAIALTGFGANVHLTMFIKRFVEQKKYLTEAELMELQGLCQILPGPTSTQTLTAIGFRLGGPFLAYLTLLVWILPATLIMALAALGVTYLDSELLLKASRFIKPMGVAFVFYAAFVIGRKVIHSRTSWVLMVAGAGLAFLYRSPYITPVVILFGGLIASFKYNEQEKLEKKPLRIEWGNFVLWAAIFLLAIGVGTYTQSLPIRLFENFYRNGSLAFGGGHIMKPLLFNEFVEFKHYLSSDEFLSGIAIGELVPGPTFSIASFVGSLSMREWGVTGQFFGAGIAAVGIFLPGIFMIFFVIRFWEKLKQYRAIRASLEGINASSTGLTIAAGISLFEPMAGSIFSVWVTFITFIVLISTRVPSYALILGGVVLGLLFPA; encoded by the coding sequence TTGAAAAAAACACGTCAAATACGCTATTTCATCTTTTTGAAAGATGTATTGGCCATTGCCTTGACAGGCTTTGGAGCCAATGTGCATTTGACCATGTTTATCAAACGCTTTGTCGAGCAGAAAAAATATTTGACGGAAGCCGAGCTGATGGAATTGCAAGGTTTGTGCCAAATTCTGCCCGGCCCCACATCCACGCAAACGCTCACCGCCATTGGTTTTCGTTTGGGCGGGCCATTTTTGGCTTATCTCACGCTCTTGGTTTGGATTTTGCCCGCAACCCTCATAATGGCTCTTGCCGCTTTGGGCGTAACCTATCTCGACAGCGAATTGTTGCTGAAAGCCTCGCGGTTTATTAAACCCATGGGGGTGGCTTTCGTGTTTTACGCGGCATTTGTCATTGGTCGAAAGGTAATTCATTCGCGTACAAGTTGGGTGCTTATGGTGGCCGGAGCAGGCCTGGCTTTTTTGTATCGCTCGCCTTACATTACGCCCGTCGTGATTCTTTTTGGCGGACTGATCGCTTCTTTCAAATACAATGAACAGGAGAAATTGGAAAAGAAGCCTCTACGTATTGAATGGGGTAATTTTGTGCTTTGGGCCGCAATCTTTCTTTTGGCAATTGGTGTCGGAACTTACACGCAGAGTTTGCCTATACGTTTGTTCGAAAATTTCTACAGAAACGGGAGTTTGGCTTTTGGTGGTGGACACATTATGAAGCCACTGCTTTTCAACGAATTTGTGGAATTTAAACATTACCTCAGCAGTGACGAATTCCTTTCGGGAATTGCCATTGGCGAATTGGTGCCAGGGCCTACGTTTTCCATTGCTTCTTTTGTGGGTTCGCTCTCGATGCGAGAGTGGGGTGTTACAGGGCAATTTTTCGGAGCCGGTATTGCAGCCGTGGGCATTTTCTTGCCAGGCATTTTTATGATCTTTTTCGTGATTCGCTTTTGGGAGAAATTAAAACAGTATCGGGCTATTCGGGCATCACTTGAAGGGATAAATGCTTCGAGTACTGGGCTTACGATTGCTGCGGGGATTTCGCTGTTCGAGCCGATGGCCGGATCAATATTCTCGGTTTGGGTGACCTTTATCACCTTTATTGTTCTGATTTCGACCCGTGTGCCTTCCTACGCCCTGATTCTTGGCGGCGTAGTACTGGGATTGTTGTTTCCTGCCTAA
- a CDS encoding YceI family protein — protein sequence MQKLLLTLCAVAFLSACSSSSKSEENAETTEATEATAYSFDLSNTKLKWTAFKTPDKVGVPGTFDDISMEGNSFTINTNSVNTGNPDRDAKLKKFFFGNLSDSLITGSYGAAANGKIPVTISMNGTEKTFDFDVADSDTATVVSGSIDILTDFSGSTALDAIHEACKELHMDKTWPDVSLEVIQTK from the coding sequence ATGCAAAAATTACTCTTAACCCTTTGTGCTGTAGCCTTTTTGTCGGCATGCAGCAGCTCATCGAAATCAGAAGAAAACGCAGAAACGACCGAGGCTACCGAAGCTACGGCGTACAGCTTTGACCTATCGAATACGAAATTGAAATGGACCGCCTTTAAAACACCGGATAAGGTGGGCGTGCCGGGTACTTTCGACGATATCAGCATGGAAGGAAACTCATTCACGATCAACACCAATTCTGTAAACACAGGAAACCCAGACCGTGATGCGAAGTTGAAGAAGTTCTTCTTTGGCAATTTGAGCGATAGCCTCATTACCGGTTCTTATGGAGCGGCAGCCAATGGCAAAATTCCTGTAACGATTTCGATGAATGGCACAGAAAAAACCTTTGATTTTGATGTGGCCGACAGCGACACCGCTACCGTAGTGAGCGGCTCAATCGACATCTTGACCGACTTCAGCGGAAGCACGGCTTTGGATGCAATTCACGAAGCTTGTAAAGAATTGCACATGGATAAAACGTGGCCAGATGTGAGTTTGGAAGTAATTCAAACCAAGTAA
- a CDS encoding sensor histidine kinase, translated as MTSSTSIFTIIIGIALFILMALSVIVFVVYYQRKQFKLQLKQQAELKELDAQAQQKLLKNSINVQESERRKIAKDLHDEIGGLLSAAKMGLQTFERTMQLGENQKNQYRQSVDLVNESLVHVRGLSRELTPKTLENYGLHAALHDFVDKINLTTEIEFNVDIQGLDRNDRFHQDVELTIYRLLQEMTNNALKHSQAKQIYIALKKEKGNLIFIFSDNGQGFDIAEKANSRHTGLGLDNISSRVQVIGGQYRIQSEIGLGTQYFVQIPLSSNELKQ; from the coding sequence ATGACATCTAGTACATCCATATTTACCATCATCATTGGCATCGCCTTGTTTATCCTGATGGCCCTCTCGGTGATCGTGTTTGTAGTGTATTATCAAAGAAAACAATTTAAGCTTCAGCTCAAACAGCAGGCCGAACTCAAAGAACTGGATGCACAGGCTCAGCAAAAACTCTTGAAAAACTCGATTAACGTTCAAGAAAGCGAACGCCGTAAAATAGCCAAAGATCTACACGACGAAATTGGCGGCTTGCTTTCGGCGGCCAAAATGGGCTTGCAAACTTTTGAAAGAACCATGCAACTTGGCGAGAATCAAAAAAATCAATATCGGCAAAGTGTCGATTTGGTCAACGAAAGTTTGGTGCACGTCCGTGGGCTCTCGCGTGAACTCACGCCGAAAACGCTCGAAAATTACGGTCTTCATGCTGCTCTTCACGATTTTGTCGACAAGATAAACCTAACGACTGAAATCGAGTTCAATGTCGATATACAAGGTTTGGACAGAAACGATCGATTCCACCAAGATGTAGAATTGACCATCTATAGGCTTTTGCAAGAAATGACCAACAACGCACTCAAACACAGCCAAGCCAAGCAGATCTATATCGCATTGAAAAAGGAAAAGGGAAACCTTATCTTTATATTTTCAGACAATGGCCAAGGTTTTGATATTGCCGAAAAAGCCAATAGCCGACACACAGGCCTAGGCCTAGACAATATATCGAGTAGAGTGCAGGTGATCGGGGGCCAATACCGCATTCAATCCGAAATTGGCCTTGGAACCCAATATTTCGTGCAAATACCCCTCTCTTCAAACGAATTGAAACAATGA
- a CDS encoding isopenicillin N synthase family dioxygenase, protein MSQAQLLDEIPSVDLADFESGDPKRKEKFVNELGSAFTNIGFVALKNHGLSEDLRENLYETVQRFFFMDDAVKQKYEFAELSGQRGYIGKNKETAKGYKKPDLKEFYHVGQLDPRENMPGNIFPEEVPEFETYTTETFGVFEQTGKRLLQAIALYLDLEEDYFEAKVNQGDSILRALHYFPIENPELLEEGAVRAAAHGDINLITLLMGASAEGLEVLRTDGKWIAVTALPDQIIINVGDMLDRLTNHRLKSTIHRVVNPAPEKMRTSRFSIPFFMHPRAEMDLSSLSSCIDEQNPKRYVDMTAGEFLDERLRELGLKK, encoded by the coding sequence ATGAGCCAAGCCCAATTATTGGATGAAATACCTTCAGTAGATCTGGCAGATTTTGAGTCTGGTGACCCGAAGAGGAAAGAAAAATTTGTGAATGAACTGGGAAGTGCTTTTACGAATATTGGCTTCGTAGCCCTGAAAAATCACGGTTTGAGTGAAGATTTGAGGGAGAATCTCTACGAAACGGTGCAGCGTTTCTTTTTTATGGACGATGCCGTAAAACAGAAATACGAATTTGCGGAGCTGTCGGGACAACGGGGGTATATTGGCAAAAATAAGGAGACGGCCAAAGGGTATAAAAAGCCCGATCTGAAAGAGTTTTATCATGTGGGGCAATTGGATCCGCGTGAAAATATGCCGGGCAATATTTTTCCTGAAGAAGTGCCGGAATTTGAAACATACACCACAGAAACTTTCGGGGTATTTGAGCAAACCGGAAAAAGGCTTTTGCAGGCGATTGCCCTTTACTTGGATTTGGAGGAGGATTATTTTGAAGCCAAGGTCAATCAAGGCGATAGCATTTTACGGGCTCTTCATTATTTCCCTATCGAAAATCCCGAATTGTTGGAAGAAGGTGCCGTGCGGGCTGCCGCTCATGGCGACATCAACTTGATCACCCTTTTGATGGGTGCTTCGGCCGAAGGCCTTGAAGTGCTGCGAACCGATGGCAAGTGGATCGCGGTAACAGCCTTACCCGATCAAATCATTATCAATGTGGGGGATATGCTGGATAGATTGACCAATCATAGACTCAAATCCACTATTCATCGAGTGGTGAACCCCGCTCCGGAAAAGATGCGAACTTCGCGGTTCAGTATTCCGTTTTTCATGCATCCGCGAGCGGAAATGGATTTGAGCAGCTTGTCTTCTTGTATTGACGAGCAAAACCCGAAACGCTATGTGGACATGACGGCGGGTGAGTTTTTGGACGAACGTTTACGTGAATTAGGATTGAAAAAATAA
- a CDS encoding response regulator, protein MKKPRIAVVDDHALFRAGLIQLLVLNNKYEIAFEASEGEEFLEKLSHQAIDLVLLDLDMPHMGGRELTAILRKKNATDPKIIILSMHEDEGHILDLMDLGANGYVLKGADIDQVEEAIESVLKSGIYFGPHVGKLMMNKALVKHKPEKHKLFNYKIDLSERETQILTMICQGQTANEIGEKLFLSPRTIEGHRKRIMDKLKVPNLASLVAYAIKNGLVDI, encoded by the coding sequence ATGAAAAAGCCCAGAATTGCCGTTGTTGACGACCACGCCCTCTTCCGAGCCGGACTTATTCAGCTCTTGGTACTGAACAACAAATACGAAATTGCTTTCGAAGCGAGTGAAGGCGAAGAATTTCTGGAGAAACTGTCTCACCAAGCCATCGATTTGGTGCTCTTGGATTTGGATATGCCGCACATGGGCGGACGCGAACTCACCGCCATTCTTCGAAAAAAGAATGCGACCGACCCCAAAATAATCATCCTCTCTATGCACGAAGACGAAGGCCATATTTTAGACTTAATGGATTTGGGAGCCAATGGCTATGTGCTCAAAGGAGCGGACATCGATCAGGTTGAAGAAGCCATTGAAAGCGTTTTAAAGTCGGGCATTTACTTTGGTCCTCATGTGGGCAAACTGATGATGAACAAGGCTCTGGTGAAACACAAACCCGAAAAACACAAATTGTTCAATTATAAAATAGACCTTTCGGAAAGAGAAACCCAAATATTGACCATGATCTGCCAAGGACAAACCGCCAATGAAATTGGAGAAAAGCTATTTCTTAGTCCCAGAACCATTGAAGGGCACCGCAAGAGAATTATGGATAAGCTCAAAGTCCCCAATTTGGCCAGTTTAGTCGCTTACGCCATTAAAAATGGGCTTGTAGATATTTAG